CCAACATAACCAGAGCCGATGACTGAGATGCGCATAGATACTCACCTTAGGTTTCCTAGTTTAGTTGCTTATTAAAGTTTATATTGGTAGTTGCCTTGTAGAAGATAGTGGGGTATGTCCATGAAAATCATTGCGCTCCCTGCCTTCCGAAATAGGAAAATAAACCCCTATAATTCATTATTATACGAAAATCTAATAGCACTTGGGATTAGAGTTGAAGAGTTTTCTGTCTGGAAGCTTGTTCGAGGTGGATACGATATATGGCACATTCATTGGCCGGAGCTAGTACTCAATACCCCCTCTTATTTAATGGCAACTCTTAGAGCCAAGGCCTTCCTTTCCCTTATGGGGATTGCACGAAAGCGAGGTATTAAAATAGTCTGGACAGTACATAATCTTAGATCTCATGAGGGGTTTCATCCGAAGCTTGAGGAAAGATTTTGGGAGCGCTTCTTAGGCATGGTGGACGGCCATATAAGTTTAACTTCCATAGGTCAAGAAGAGCTTTTTAGGACGTACCCACAGCTGAGACGTGTCCCTGGCTTTGTAATCCCACATGGCCACTATCGAGATGTGTATCCCAACAATATCTCCCGTAAACAAGCAAGGGCGCTCCTTGGACTTCCAATGGACTCTAGGGTTATCCTCTTTATTGGGCAGATTAGGAAGTACAAAAATCTGCCCTCGCTAATCAGGGCGTTCAATTCACTTCCTGAAAAAGACGTTAGACTTGTTATCGCAGGGAAACCCGTTGACAGGGAACTTACCAATCAGTTGTTCAAACTAGTAAAGAGTGATAGCAGGATAATGTTTCATCCGAAGTTCATACCTTCAGAGGAAATCCAGGTGTACCTTAACTCTGCTGATCTTGTAGTACTGCCTTACTCTGAAATCCTAAATTCTGGTTCGGCTCTGCTGGCACTTTCTTTTGACCGCCCTGTTCTTGCTCCCGCTAAGGGAAGTATGATTGAATTAAGAGATTCCGTGGGAAAAGAGTGGGTCATGCTGTATACGGGTGAGTTGACAGGCGATACCTTAAGCAATGCCCTTGAGTGGGCCATTTTAGAGAAGAGACCTGCTAGGGCCCCACTGGACAGGTTTAGCTGGGATAATATAGCTAGGGAAACCCTCAAAGCTTACAAAAAGGTTCTGGAGAGAGAATAATTCGTTGCTATTTCACTAAACGTTCAGATTTTTGAACTACACAATTTCAAAAAGCTCCTTTGGTTCCCCTGTAGTCTCTCTGAGTATTACTTTTTCTTCTGAAAGATTCGCCCTTCAGAATGGGAGGAAGTCAAGGTTCTTTTGCACTTTGCTCTCTTTGGTAACCCTACAAAAGCCAGTGGACTTCTTGCCGGGTATTTCTTGGCATGAAAACTACATAGTCTCGAGAAAAATATGGAGTTCGCAAAAAAGATATGAGCCTGCGTAACAATATTCGGAAAGTGTTATGGATAATACGCTCTTGATTTACTAACAACTAGCTCAAAGAGATCCTGGGGTTTTTTTATAGTTTCTCCAGTATTACTGCTGAAAAACCCGTGATCGGAGTGGTCGCCGCCCCTTGGGTCCCCTGGAATAGGTTCCATACCGTGGTCCGAGATTATGTACAGCACGTCGTCTTCGTCGAGCTTTTCGGAGACGTTCTTCACGAGTTTGTTGAGATCGAAATAGACGTTCATGAGCTTGAGCTTCTTCCGTATCAGGAAGTGTGATATCTCGTCGAGAAAGGGAGTGTACCAGAATATCAGTTCATAGTCACCCTCAAGCGCCTCAAAAAGTGCCTTCCTGTCCGTCTCATAAGTCCTAAAAGCGTACTCTAGGAGGGGCTTTAGATTGCCCTTAACAGCCTTGTACATAGCTTCCTTAATTTCTGGGGTTGAGACGTTTCTGCCGTAGGAGGGAACGCCGTTCGTCCAGGTCTTCTCGAAGTAGTCGAATATGGTTCTGTACTTCCTTGTCTTGAGGAGATAGTCGTAAGTCTCCTTAAACGGGTCAGGAGTCATGGCATCGCCGATCCTCTTCCTTATCGAGAGGGGGAGTATCTTTGCCCCGAGTTTGACATACCAGGGGGTTTTAACCTTCGTTATGTTGCCCTTATTGGCGATGAACTTCTGCCTCTTGATGAAGGGCTCCTCTATCTCTGGGATTTTCCTTCCTGTCAGCATCGACGCCCATATCGGGGGGGTTACTATGACCTCGAAGTCCGAGAGGTCGGTTTTGGAGTGAGCTTTCTGCTTGATGTATTCTAGGTTCCATTCCTCAACTAGGTTATATTCCAGCCCATCTATGCCAAGGATCACTATTCTTCCGGTTTCCATCGGGTACACCTCTTCTCCTACGTCTTTCAGGCTCACGCGCTAATACAATACTAAACCCAGTAAGGTTTATAACTCCTACCAGCCACAAGGGGCTGATGAGGCCCCTGCTGCTTAAAACGCTGGCAAAGTTCAACATGCTCGTTGACATCGCCGCGTCGAGGATTCACAATTACTCTCCAAAGGATACTATCGCCGTTTTCGGCTCCCGCCGCTCCGGCTCCACGTGGCTTATGGAGATTTTGGAATCGCTCCCGGAGTACCGATCCGTTTTCGAGCCCTTTCATCCGAGGTATTACCCCGAGTTCGGCAGGATAGGTTTTCCCTATGACCCCTACGTTCCCCTTCCGGGTGAATACAACCGCATAAGGGAGTACCTGGAAAGAAGTCTCTCCGGAAAGGTTTACATTCAGTTCCCCTACAGGATGGGCGTCATCAAGAGGCTGAAGGGCTCAAAGCTTGTCGTCAAGTTCGTCAGGGGGAACACGATTCTACCCTGGGCGGCGAGAACCTTTAAGATAAGGGGCTATTACTTCATAATCCGCCATCCGTGTGCCACAATAGCCTCCCAGCTCACTACTGGGTATCACTCGAGGATAACGGTAGAGCAACTCCTGAATGAAGTCAACAAGGTTCCAGAGCTTTCGGAGAACAAGAAGCTTATCATGCATTTGATGGGAATTAACTCTGAAATAAAGCGTCTGGCAGCCATCTGGGCCTTTGAGAACTACATACCCCTCGCTTCCGAGAAGCCATACCCCTGGTACACGGTGGTCTATGAGAGACTGATAAGGGAGCCTGAGGAGGAGTTCAGGCGGGTCTTCCGTTACATCGGCGAGGAGGTTCCTGAGGAGGCCTGGAAGAAGATGAGGAAGCCTAGTATGGTGACGAGGAAGAGCTACGGAAGGGAGTACATTGGCACACCTAAGCAGCTTCTCAAGTGGAAGGATCAGCTGAGCGAGAGGCAGGTGAAGGATATACTCGAAGTTGTCTCCTGGTTCGGCCTGGACTTCTACGATGAGCGGCCTGAGCCGGATTACGACGCCCTTGCCCGATGGAGGCCATAGAAGAGTAAAGTCATGAGACAAACCTAAGCAACAACTTCTTAACTGGCCTAAGGTTTACCCCAAACTTTGCCTCAATTGCTTCAAGGAGCTCCACATCCTCCTTTTCCACTGTCTTCGCTAGGAGTATAACTGGGAGGTAAAGAACATAAGCCACGAGGGTTGCGGCAACAGCGGTCATTACTCCGCTGTTGACCCTCGTCGTGACCATAATGATGATCATGGTCAGTCCCGCCATGAGAACCTTCAGGTAGTTCCTTCCAAATGGATGGACACCGGTCTTCCTGTAGAGCTGCCATGTTCTGTAGATGTTGGCCATTATATACGAAACCGCCGTCGCAACGGCTGCACCTTCAATGCCATACAGCGGTATCAGAAGGACGTTCAGAACGATGTTCGCAGTTGCCGCGAATATGTTCCCAATCAAGTTGGCGCGCGGCTCGCCTATCGCTATGAGGCTCATGCCGTTGAGGCCCATAATCACGTGGAACATGAAGCCCGCGGAGAGGATCCTGAGGGCTGTGGCGGCCTCAACGTATTTGGGCCCAAAGAATAGCCCTATAGCACTCTCCGGGAAAACGAAGACAAACATGAATACCGGGAACGTGAGAAGGAACACCCACCTGGCAGTGGTCCTGTAGAGTTTGTCCATCCCCTCGATGTCCCCTTTTGTGAAGAAGGCCGTTGCTATGGGCATGTAGAGGAAGCCCATCGAGTTGAGGAAGAGCGGCAAAAGCCTTGCTATCGGCGCCGCCCCATTGTAGAGTCCAACAATGTCGGGGTTAAAGTAGTATCCCAGCATAAGCGAATCCGTCCACCCCATAACGTAGTCGAGGATGCCGGTGAGCATGAGGGGGAAGGAAAACAAGAAGAGCTCCTTTGCCAGTCTCGGGCTGAAGTGCAACCTTCTGGGGAGCAGACCGAGCCTTATCATTCCTATGGTTGCTATCCCGGATGAGAGAAATTGAGAAATAACGTAGGCGATGAAGACAAAGGTGAATCCGAAGCCCAGCAGGATGCCCGTAATGAGTATCAAGAAGAAGAGGAGCGGCGGCAAAAGGTTGCGGAAGTACAGGTTCTCGCGCACCCTCCCGTACCCCCTGGAAATCGCGACCAGGAGCATCGTCAGAACCATGAAGGGCAGCGCGGGGGCCGCCAGGCGGAGGGTCTCGCTGAGGTAGCGGTCGTTGAGCAGGGGGGAGATGTATGGGGAGAGGTAAGCTGTTACCATTGCCATTATCACGGACGCGATTATGGCCATCGTAAGCCCGGTTGAGACTAGAGCAGGAACGTCTTCTTTTCTCTCCCTCAAGTAGAGGGATATCTCCCTGGGGAGGCCGCTCTGGAGGCCGAGAAGTGCTACCGTCATTGCTATGCTCATGATGGTCATGGTCAGCGTAAAAGAGCCGTACTGGTACCTGTCGAAGTACCTCGCTATCAAAGCCCTGCTCAGAAAGGTGAGGAACATCGAGATTACCGTTCCCACGAGGACTATCCCCATGCCTCTGGCGACCTTCTGGAGTGCCTTCCCGGTTTCGTCCAAGCCGCTCACCCGCTCATTAGTGTGAAGAGCCCTATCAGCAGGATTATGATGTTTATCGCCTTTTTAAGCTTCGCCCCGTCCGCGTTCCTGCTCACATGGGTGCCGAGGTAGACTCCAGGAATCGTTCCGAGGACGAGGAGGGACGCTATTCCATAATCGACGCTCCCAACGCTCGCGTAGTTCATGAAGCTGAAGGTTGATAGGGCCAGGCCGTAGGTTATCGTCACGCCGACAACGTCCTTCGGTTCGAGTCTGACCACGTTCATGAGGGTAAAGCTCACTATCACGCCGGCTCCAACGGACGTGAACTGGACGGTCAGACCGACCACGAAGCCGAGGAGGTAGACGTAGGCCCATCTGGGCCGTATTGGGAGGTGAATCTCCCCCTTGAGGAGGCTCAGAACCGCGCTCGCAACGAGGACAGCTCCGAGGAGAACCGTGAGGTACTCGTTGAGAACCTCCCTGTTGACCCAGCGGAGGAGCACTCCTCCAAGGATTATCGCAGGGGCGCTCCCGGCGAAGAGCCTCAGTGCTATGTCGTACCTTATTCTGCCCTTTCTTCCGTGGAAGAAGACGCCGAAGACCCTCGTGACCGTGGCGTAAAGGAGGTCCGTGCCAACGGCCACCAGTGGCTCGACACCGAGGAATATGAGGGAGGGCGTCATCAGCGCCCCGCCGCCGACCCCAGTGAGGCCGACAAGGAAGCCGACCAGGAGGCCCAATCCTACGAATACGGGATTCAACGCCCTCCCTCCTTTGAGAATCAGGGCAGGTAGCCCATCTCGCGGGCCTTTGTTATGACGGCCTCGACCTCTTCCTCGGGGGTCATCTTCGAGCTGTCCACCCTAACTTCCGGGTTCTCGGGCTCCTCGTAGACCCCGTCGTAGCCTGTGAGGCCCTTTATTTCCCCCCTCAATGCCTTGGCGTAGAGCCCCTTGGGGTCGCGCTGGATCCTGACTTCAAGGGGCGCGTAAACGTAGACCTCGATAAAGTCCACTATCTCCTTCCTCGCGTACTCGCGGACGGCCCTGTACGGCGATATCAGAGAGACTATCGCTATGACGCCGTTCCTGCTGAGGAGCTTGGCCATGTGGATTACAACCCTGTTGTGCATCTCCCTAGCTTCCTTGGAAAAGCCAAGGTTCGGATAGAGGGTCTTCCTTATCGTGTCCCCGTCGAGTATCTCCACGCGGTAACCCATTTCCCTCAGCCTTTTTGCCAGCTTAACGGCTAAAGTTGTCTTCCCGGCACCGCTTGGCCCGGTGAGCCAGATTGTGAATCCTTTTTCAAGGTTTTTGAGTCCTGTCATTTCAGCTCCCCCCAATTCTATGAACTAATAATGAAATGTGGGAAACTAAAGCTCAGAGGATGCTCCTCCCGTGCATACTCTTTATCGGTTCTTCTATGCCGAAGAGCCGGAGTATCGTTGGCGCGAAGTCGTAGATCGTCAGCTGAGTTGCCCTGCTCTCGTCGAAGCCGGGCAAGTACATTGAGAACACCCCGAACTCGGAGTGGTTGGCATCGTCAGGCCCGGTGTCGTTCTCCGGCAGGTAGTTGGTCGGATGTCCAACGGTTCCCGCCGCGCGCCAGTTGAGGTTGTCGAAGTAGACCATTATGTCCGGCTTGCTGCCCTTCGCCTCAGGGTAGATTTCCTCGGGGTAGAACACCTTTGTGTCCCACTTCTCGCCGTTGGGGCCGCGTATAGATTTTATCTGCTCTGCTACCTCGTCTCTCACCTTTTCGAACTTCGAAAGCGGTATCTTTCCTTCCTTCTCCCTTCCGAGGACGTTGAGGAAGACGCGGGAGTAGTAGCCGCCCCATCCCCAGGCGGTGGTCTCCTTCCAGTCGATTTCAATTTGCTCAAAGCGCTTTACCTTCCCGTCGTGAAGAACCTCTGGGTTCCTGACCTTCAGCAACCCCTCCTCGGCCAGCCACTGGTTTACGGCGAAGTTGCCGTGCATGGCCTTTATTCCGTGGTCGGAGACAATGAAGACGGCCGTCTCGTCGAGGTCGATGAGCTTGAGGGTTTCGCCTATCTCCTTATCGAGAAGCTTGTAGTAGTCAGGGATGACGTTTTCGTACTTGTTGCCCTTCCCCGGGTAGAGGTGGTGATTTTCATCGAAGTAGCGCCAGAATGCGTGGTGGAGTCTATCCAAGCCTATCTCGACGAAGTGGAAGTAGTCCCAGTCCTTCTCCTGGAGGAGGTACCTTATCACCTCAAAGCGCTTTTCCGTCATTTCCCAGATGCCCTCTTTCACCTCGTCCTTGGCTTCTTTCCTGAAGGGGACGTCGAATATGTACTCGCCAACGAGGCGCTCAATCTCGCCCTTGAGTTCCTTTGGATATGTGTAGTCGACGCTAGCATCGGGGGTTATGAAACAGCTGACGAGGTGGCCCTTAATGGGCTTGGGGGGATACGTTGGCGGGACGCCGACTATTATCGACTCCTTACCGCGCTCGCCGAGGTAGTCCCAGAGCGTGGGTTCTTTCACCTTCCTGCTGTGTGCTATCCAGTAGTCCGTGTAGGAATAGCCAGTCCTGTGCCTGAAGCCGTAGAGACCAAGCTCGCCCGGCGTCTTCCCCGTGACCATCACCATCCACATTGGGATTGTTATCGCCGGGATCCCGGTCTGCATAGGGCCGTAAACGGACTTCTCCAGGAGCCTCTTGACGTTGGGCATGTCGTCAATGAAGCGGTTGAACAGAAGTTCCGGTGGGGCCGAATCAAGGCCTATGACGAAGACACGCTTGGTGTTCTCCATTCCTTCCCTAACCTTCTTTCCAAACTCCATAACTCTCACCTCAGGTATTCCTCAATGATTTTGAGGACGTCATCTATTTTATCCCTCTCACAGACGCAGCCGAGAACCTCCCGCTTTCCGCCAGCGTTCGTTCCGAGCCCCCTAAGGCGAGTGATGACTTTACCCATGTCTATCCTCTCCGCCTCCTCCGGGGAGATGCGGAAGTAGACCTGAGCCTTCCCGTGGAAGTTCCTGTTTACGACGACCGCACCCCGGTAGTTCATCTCCCAGACGAGCTTTCTCGCGACCTTTGAGATCACGTTGTAGGGGCTTTCGAACTCCACGAGGGCAAAGCCGTTCTTCTCCTCAACGCTCGAAAGGGCGTTCTCGATTGCGTCCCTTATTGCCTTGGCCTTTTTGATCCAGGGTTCGTATTCGAGAAGGTCTTTGATTTCGCTTTCAAGGAGAACTGTCACCGCTTCCTCGACGGCTTCCCTCTCCATCGCGATGTAGTTGGAGTCAATTAGCTCGACCAGCCTTAAGGCTTCCGTCCGCGATAGGTTTGCTTTCCGGAGGAGCTCGTTAACAGTCTCTAGCTCGAAGGCCTTCTCCCCGATGTCGCCAACGACGCCAAGGGCGCTCCAAGCGTTCCATATCCCGAAGTATTCCGAGACGACGAGCGAGCATGAGGGATAGTATTTGCCCTCAAGAGAAGGGTTAACCTGCTCCACGAGGGGGTTTTTGATTTTTGGCTGGGTGTGGTGGTCGATGAAGAGCGTCGGAACCTTTACCTTCTCCACTTCGTCAGGCACGTTGAAGTCGAGGACGTAGAGCCTCTCTGCCCTTTCGATAGCGTCCCATATCCGCCCGTCAAACCTGAACTCGCCTATTGGGGCGGTCATGTTGGTGAACTCCTTCAGCCCAAGAGCCCTCACGAGAAGCGCAGCCGAGGTTACCCCGTCTGTGTCCCAGTGGTGAACTATGAGGTGCATCTCCATTCCTCCAGATAAAATTTGAGAGAAAATCACTCCACGAAGGGGTTCTCAAAGCTCCTGATGACCTCGTAGACTTCGGGCCTCATCATGTACTCCGGCGGCTGCTCGCCGGCCATTATCATCTTCCTGAGCTTCGTGCCGCTTATGTGGACGTGGAACTCTTCACTGTGGGGGCATATCTTGGCGTTGACCATTCCCCCGCACTTCCTGCAGTAGAAGGCCTCCCTGATGAACATCGGGGTTATGCCGAGGTCAGGGAAGTTGTCGAACATCTCCCAGGCCTCGTAGGGCCCGTAGTAGTCGCCGACGCCTGCATGGTCGCGGCCGACGATGAAGTGGGTCGCACCGAAGTTCTTCCTCATTATCGCGTGGTGAATGGCCTCCCTTGGGCCAGCGTAGCGCATCTCGTAGCGGACCGTCGCGAGGGTCGCGGCGTCCTTTGGGTAGTAGTGCTTGAACAGGGCTTCGTAGGCCTTGATTATGACCTCGTCCCTGTAGTCGCCCTTCTTCTTCTTGCCGAGGACCGGGTTGATAAAGAGGCCGTCGACGAAGGTAAGGGCCGCTTTCTGGACGTACTCGTGGCCGACGTGGGGGGCGTTCCTCGTCTGGAAGGCTACTATCGTCTTCCATCCGAGCTCCTTGAAGAGGATCCTTGTCTCGACCGGCCTCAGCGTGTACTTGGCGAATGGGTTCGGCAGCTCGTTGAGGAGCTCTATCTCGCCGCCGACGAGGTAGTCGCCCATGCTCATTACCCTGACCACTCCCGGATGGGCCGGGTCATCGGTCTTGAAGACCTTGACGGCGAACTCCTTTTTGTCGTAGGTATAAATCTCCTCGACGTGCATCCTCGCTATTGGGAGGCCGTCGTGGTAGAGGAGAACCGCGTCGCCCTCGTCGAAGGTCTTCTCTCTCACGTCGAGGACTATTGGGATCGTCCATGGAGTGTCGTCGCTCAGGCGCATGTGGTCGAGGACGCTATGAAAGTCGTCGCTAGTTAGAAATCCTTTAAGTGGAGAATAGACGCCGTGGGCGATGTTCTCGAGGTCTACGGCCCTCCCGTGGTCTATGTTAACGCGTGGATACTCCTTCTGCTCGCTCAGGATCCTCTCGCGGGTCCTCTCGGCAACGAGTCTCCTAACGAGTTTGCCGCCGTGGGGCTTAGATACCATCGTTATCACCCAAAAACGAAATCAGTCGAGGTAGCCGAGGGCGCGAAGCCTCTCCTTGACCTTCTCTTCCTCCTCTTCGGTGAAGACTTCCTCCTTCTCTTCCTCCTCGAGGCTCGCCAGGACCTCGCGGAGGACGTAGGTCACGTAGTCGGAAACCGAAGTGAACCCTGTGCCCTCTATCCTGGCCTTTATCTTGTCGTAGAGGGGCTTCGGTATGGAAACGGTCGTGTACTTCTTCTCCTCAGCCATCACGAACACCTCCCGCTTTAATGATATTTAATGCCATTTAATTAAAAGGAGGATGAGTATATAAATCTCTCGGAGGATCACTCCACTCCCTCTATATCTTAGTATGCCCGTCGATGAGGCTTTTCCTGAGCTCGGGTTTCTTATTTCACACTTCTTGTTGACAATGGAGCTCCACATCGTCCAGTTCCGTATTAGAAAACCGTTCTATGCTCTCTGTGGCTGTTTAATCCTCTTTTACAGGTTGTTTTATCTAATTTTGTAACTCTTTATTTAAGTTGGTCTTTAACTATTTTCGATAGAAACCTTTATAAGCTTCAGTCGCGGATTTTCCTCGATGACTATTTGGGGTGGTTAAGATGAAACGGGCTATGGTTGTTGGAGTGCTCGGTCTCTTGGTGTTTCTGGCCGGGGTCAAGTTTGGAGTTTCGTATTTCAGCGACGTGGCCAAGTCCGAGGGAAACCAGATTTCCACCGGGGAATTTGACATTGGCATAAGCAGGGACGGAGAAAGGTTCTACGATGACTATAAGCTATTCTCCTTCGACGACCTCCAGCCGGGAGAGGAGAGGACTGTTGACTTCTATATCAAAAACCGAGGAGACTACCCGATTTCCTTCGTTGGCATGGTTTTCAACATCACCGACCTTGAGGACGGCAGCCCAAGCAAGGCTGAGGCCCTGGTTGATAAAACCCCCGATACCGGTGAGCTCAGTAAATACTTGATAATCAAGGACTTCCGCGTCTCTCAGGATGGTGATGAGAAAGTCCTCAGTGACTACATAGGGAAGAGTCTGAAGGATCTTAATATGAGCGAACTCCAGATCTTCTCGGGCTCACTTCCGGAAAATGGAATCCTAAAGGTAACTTTGACTGTTCAACTTTCCCCCGCCGCTGGCAACGACTGCCTCACCGACACTTCAAAAATCTGCATTCGGATCACCGCGGGGCAGTGAGAGGAAACCTCTTAAACCCCCAAGGGAAGCAATTAACGCGATGATGAGTGATGGGCGAACCGACCGGTGAGGAAGGAAAGGTGATCGCTGAGCATACCTTTTTAACCTCCTCTTTTTGAGTCCTCTTGGGATGATGACTTCAGCCTTGCCTGAGGCTCGTGATGATGGAGTGACGGACTGACCGCTTCCTTATTTTTATAATCCCTGTGATTAGAGCCCTCTAATAAAATTGGAAAACCTAATAAAGTTTGGCGTCAACACATCATGCCGCGAGGCGGGGTGGTAAGTTGGAAGAGGTTTACAAGCCCATCTGGCTTTCTATAGTCGGAAACGTTCTGCTCGCCTTGCTCAAGCTAGTCATCGGGTTCCTCTACTCGAGCATAGCCCTCATCTCGGACGGCGTCCACTCCCTGAGCGACGTGATAACGAGCGTCATCGGCTACGCGGGGATAAGGATATCCTCCAAACCCCCTGATCAGAGTCATCCTTTTGGCCATTCGCGCTTTGAGCCGCTGGTTGCTTTTCTCATCGGGGAAGCGCTCCTCATAGGCGCATACGAGATAGGGCGCGACTCCGTCTACAGGCTCCTGAGAGGAGAGGTGATAGATGTTAACTCCATCATGCTCGGAGTTACTTTCCTCTCAATCCTCGCCAAGGAGGCCATGTTCCGCTACTCCGTTCACGTCGGCAGAAAGCTCAACAGCCAGATTCTAATAGCGGATGCCTACCACCACAGGAGCGATTCTCTGAGCAGTCTGGCGGTTCTGGTCGGGTTGGGAGCACAGAGACTTGGATTCAGATACGGCGACGCTCTAGCTGGCCTCGTGGTGGCGGTCTTCCTCATGAAGGTCTCCCTTGATGTAATCCTCCAGAACATCGGCTACCTGACGGGCCAGGCTCCGTCCTTCGAGGTCTGCGAGGAGATAAAGAAGCGCGCCCTCGGCGTCCCAAACGTCCTCGGCGTTCACGACCTGCGGGCGCACTACGTCGGGAACAAGCTCCACGTGGAGCTCCACATCGAGGTGCCGCCGGAGCTGACGCTGAAAGAGGCCCACGATATCAGCGAGGAAGTGAAGAAACGCGTGGAGGAGATTCCAGAGGTGGACAGGACCTTTGTCCACGTGGACATAAAGGGGATTACGGAGTGAGGCCCGCCACGATCTCTCTCAAATCCCTCAAAAACTCCTCCAGGTGCTCCCTCCTCACGTGGGGCATCACAACGACCCTGATGTAGCCCCTGTGGGCGCTTATTCCCCAGCCTCTTCTCTTGAGCTCCTCTTCGACTCTCTCCAGTTCCTCCGCCCCGAAGGAAACTATGTTGAGCACCGGCTCGCGGATGAGGTAAACGCTGGGTATCTTCTTCAGCTCCCCGGCGAACCACCTGCTCAGTTCCATCG
The sequence above is drawn from the Thermococcus pacificus genome and encodes:
- a CDS encoding sulfite exporter TauE/SafE family protein, whose product is MNPVFVGLGLLVGFLVGLTGVGGGALMTPSLIFLGVEPLVAVGTDLLYATVTRVFGVFFHGRKGRIRYDIALRLFAGSAPAIILGGVLLRWVNREVLNEYLTVLLGAVLVASAVLSLLKGEIHLPIRPRWAYVYLLGFVVGLTVQFTSVGAGVIVSFTLMNVVRLEPKDVVGVTITYGLALSTFSFMNYASVGSVDYGIASLLVLGTIPGVYLGTHVSRNADGAKLKKAINIIILLIGLFTLMSG
- a CDS encoding DHH family phosphoesterase, whose product is MHLIVHHWDTDGVTSAALLVRALGLKEFTNMTAPIGEFRFDGRIWDAIERAERLYVLDFNVPDEVEKVKVPTLFIDHHTQPKIKNPLVEQVNPSLEGKYYPSCSLVVSEYFGIWNAWSALGVVGDIGEKAFELETVNELLRKANLSRTEALRLVELIDSNYIAMEREAVEEAVTVLLESEIKDLLEYEPWIKKAKAIRDAIENALSSVEEKNGFALVEFESPYNVISKVARKLVWEMNYRGAVVVNRNFHGKAQVYFRISPEEAERIDMGKVITRLRGLGTNAGGKREVLGCVCERDKIDDVLKIIEEYLR
- the cysC gene encoding adenylyl-sulfate kinase — translated: MTGLKNLEKGFTIWLTGPSGAGKTTLAVKLAKRLREMGYRVEILDGDTIRKTLYPNLGFSKEAREMHNRVVIHMAKLLSRNGVIAIVSLISPYRAVREYARKEIVDFIEVYVYAPLEVRIQRDPKGLYAKALRGEIKGLTGYDGVYEEPENPEVRVDSSKMTPEEEVEAVITKAREMGYLP
- a CDS encoding alkaline phosphatase family protein gives rise to the protein MEFGKKVREGMENTKRVFVIGLDSAPPELLFNRFIDDMPNVKRLLEKSVYGPMQTGIPAITIPMWMVMVTGKTPGELGLYGFRHRTGYSYTDYWIAHSRKVKEPTLWDYLGERGKESIIVGVPPTYPPKPIKGHLVSCFITPDASVDYTYPKELKGEIERLVGEYIFDVPFRKEAKDEVKEGIWEMTEKRFEVIRYLLQEKDWDYFHFVEIGLDRLHHAFWRYFDENHHLYPGKGNKYENVIPDYYKLLDKEIGETLKLIDLDETAVFIVSDHGIKAMHGNFAVNQWLAEEGLLKVRNPEVLHDGKVKRFEQIEIDWKETTAWGWGGYYSRVFLNVLGREKEGKIPLSKFEKVRDEVAEQIKSIRGPNGEKWDTKVFYPEEIYPEAKGSKPDIMVYFDNLNWRAAGTVGHPTNYLPENDTGPDDANHSEFGVFSMYLPGFDESRATQLTIYDFAPTILRLFGIEEPIKSMHGRSIL
- a CDS encoding sulfotransferase family protein, with the protein product MRPLLLKTLAKFNMLVDIAASRIHNYSPKDTIAVFGSRRSGSTWLMEILESLPEYRSVFEPFHPRYYPEFGRIGFPYDPYVPLPGEYNRIREYLERSLSGKVYIQFPYRMGVIKRLKGSKLVVKFVRGNTILPWAARTFKIRGYYFIIRHPCATIASQLTTGYHSRITVEQLLNEVNKVPELSENKKLIMHLMGINSEIKRLAAIWAFENYIPLASEKPYPWYTVVYERLIREPEEEFRRVFRYIGEEVPEEAWKKMRKPSMVTRKSYGREYIGTPKQLLKWKDQLSERQVKDILEVVSWFGLDFYDERPEPDYDALARWRP
- a CDS encoding alkaline phosphatase family protein, with product METGRIVILGIDGLEYNLVEEWNLEYIKQKAHSKTDLSDFEVIVTPPIWASMLTGRKIPEIEEPFIKRQKFIANKGNITKVKTPWYVKLGAKILPLSIRKRIGDAMTPDPFKETYDYLLKTRKYRTIFDYFEKTWTNGVPSYGRNVSTPEIKEAMYKAVKGNLKPLLEYAFRTYETDRKALFEALEGDYELIFWYTPFLDEISHFLIRKKLKLMNVYFDLNKLVKNVSEKLDEDDVLYIISDHGMEPIPGDPRGGDHSDHGFFSSNTGETIKKPQDLFELVVSKSRAYYP
- a CDS encoding flippase; this encodes MSGLDETGKALQKVARGMGIVLVGTVISMFLTFLSRALIARYFDRYQYGSFTLTMTIMSIAMTVALLGLQSGLPREISLYLRERKEDVPALVSTGLTMAIIASVIMAMVTAYLSPYISPLLNDRYLSETLRLAAPALPFMVLTMLLVAISRGYGRVRENLYFRNLLPPLLFFLILITGILLGFGFTFVFIAYVISQFLSSGIATIGMIRLGLLPRRLHFSPRLAKELFLFSFPLMLTGILDYVMGWTDSLMLGYYFNPDIVGLYNGAAPIARLLPLFLNSMGFLYMPIATAFFTKGDIEGMDKLYRTTARWVFLLTFPVFMFVFVFPESAIGLFFGPKYVEAATALRILSAGFMFHVIMGLNGMSLIAIGEPRANLIGNIFAATANIVLNVLLIPLYGIEGAAVATAVSYIMANIYRTWQLYRKTGVHPFGRNYLKVLMAGLTMIIIMVTTRVNSGVMTAVAATLVAYVLYLPVILLAKTVEKEDVELLEAIEAKFGVNLRPVKKLLLRFVS
- a CDS encoding glycosyltransferase, giving the protein MKIIALPAFRNRKINPYNSLLYENLIALGIRVEEFSVWKLVRGGYDIWHIHWPELVLNTPSYLMATLRAKAFLSLMGIARKRGIKIVWTVHNLRSHEGFHPKLEERFWERFLGMVDGHISLTSIGQEELFRTYPQLRRVPGFVIPHGHYRDVYPNNISRKQARALLGLPMDSRVILFIGQIRKYKNLPSLIRAFNSLPEKDVRLVIAGKPVDRELTNQLFKLVKSDSRIMFHPKFIPSEEIQVYLNSADLVVLPYSEILNSGSALLALSFDRPVLAPAKGSMIELRDSVGKEWVMLYTGELTGDTLSNALEWAILEKRPARAPLDRFSWDNIARETLKAYKKVLERE
- the sat gene encoding sulfate adenylyltransferase — encoded protein: MVSKPHGGKLVRRLVAERTRERILSEQKEYPRVNIDHGRAVDLENIAHGVYSPLKGFLTSDDFHSVLDHMRLSDDTPWTIPIVLDVREKTFDEGDAVLLYHDGLPIARMHVEEIYTYDKKEFAVKVFKTDDPAHPGVVRVMSMGDYLVGGEIELLNELPNPFAKYTLRPVETRILFKELGWKTIVAFQTRNAPHVGHEYVQKAALTFVDGLFINPVLGKKKKGDYRDEVIIKAYEALFKHYYPKDAATLATVRYEMRYAGPREAIHHAIMRKNFGATHFIVGRDHAGVGDYYGPYEAWEMFDNFPDLGITPMFIREAFYCRKCGGMVNAKICPHSEEFHVHISGTKLRKMIMAGEQPPEYMMRPEVYEVIRSFENPFVE